In Bacteroides cellulosilyticus, the genomic stretch CGGAAACTTTTAAATCATTAAATATATTCATAGTTGTTTTTTTATTTGCGACTGCAAAGGTAATGCAAGAAAGCCGCATCCGGTCTGCCCGATGCTTGATCCGGCTACAATCCGCTCTTTTCGGCTACAATTTCATACAAATGGCATCCTGAAGCGCTCCCCGGAAACGCTCTTCGGAAGCGAACTTTTTTTGAATCACTCCGTGTACCGGATAACCTACTGACAGCAAACATCTTACTTTTCCGCGTGAACCACCAACCGTACCACCAACCGTACCCTAATAAGTAAATATAAGAATTTAAAAGAAGGATATATAAATATATCCTTCTGCATTCCGGGGCTTTGAAGGATATGTAAAAACCCTCTTGAAGTTCTCTTTTAGACACGGATTACACGGATTTCACTGTTGCAATTTTAAGAAAATCCGTGAAATCCGTGTAATCCGTGTCTAAAAAATCATCATGATGCAACACACTTATACACTTTTTACACAGCCTCTTTGTCGGAGGCATTACTGCACAAAAAAGGGAGGTTACCCCTCCCCTTCCTTCTTCCGCCTTCCGTGTTCTCTTCTCACCTGATCCGGAAAGCCCAGATGGCGTACAATCACCGCGTTCTGGAGTGGAGTCAGATTAACCAACTTGTCGGTATATTCCACACTCAGCAAGTCGGCATACAAGGCGGGAAGTTCGCGCACATGCTTCCGGAACGAACGGATGGACGAAGTGTTAAGCTCACACGGATAATACGCCTGTGCCACCCGGGACAAGGCATGGCAGCCCGAAAGCAACCAATCAAAATTTTCTTCTTTCATGTCTTTTATTTAAAATTTGCCGGCACGGGGAGCTTTGTGCACCCGGCCTGTTTAGAAAACAGGGGCAAAGGTAGGAAGAATCCGAAAGTAAGGAAAAACGAAATATTCAACTTCGGAAATTATCTCCCTCTCTCTTGCTTGAAGTAGGACAAGATGGTGGTGAAATTAAGGAAATGACGGTCGCGGACATGAAAGCGGCTTTCGAACAAATAGCGCGAGCAGATGACGCTACAGAAGTAAGCATAATTCAGATGCCGGTGCAAACGCGACTGTAGGCGGTCGTAGAGCCGGGAAGCGTATGCTATGAAGTTGCGTATCTCCGCGTAGTGAACAATGCGGGGACGCAAGCGTTGCGTGCCGGCGCGTTCCATCATTGCCAGGGCATATTCTATTTGCTCCATTTTATCACGATTGTTCTGCATGCTTTGCAGCAAGGCATCCAGGCGGATTTCCTGACGTTCATAACGTTGCCTTGTACGTTCGAGGCGTTGTCTCAATTCTTCTTCAGTCATTGTTTTTATCAGATTAATTTTATTTTCAGCATCTATAAATGTACGTAAAAAGGCTTTGCAACGGACGATCTGTTTGCACTAAACAGACCATCTGACACAACAAAACGGACGGTCTGTTCAGTGCAAACAGACCGTCCGTTTTGTTTAACATTTCATAGGTTTGGACACGTTCAATCGGATGCCGTTCAAACCGTTCAACGGGAGAAGGCGGATTGAAAATCCTTATACTCGGGGGGACGGATTAAGAAATTTCCTCGCACACTCGCATTTCCATCCCCTTATATACCACCACAATCTTGTGCAGGCGGGTGCTGCCGATGGCGCGCTTCACCGTGTCGGTATCGGCGTAGCGGTTGGCTTGGGCGATGGCTTCCTGACGCAATTCTTCCACGCGGGTTTCGGGATCTTTGTATTTGGCATATTTCAGCTCCACGATGTAGCTGTGCGTCATGTCGGAGTAGATGTCCAGCATGGGGCAGAGGAAGATGTCGACGTAACCCGCCTGCGTGTCCTGTTCGGAGACGGGGCGGTAGAAGCGGTTCTGTGCGGTCATGGCGAGGGTGAAGCCGTGAACGAAGAACTCGCCTTTCTGCTTGTCGCGCTGCGAGGCGTAGGTTTTCAGGCAGTCGGCGATGTAGTCGAAGTAGGCTTGCCAGTCACCCCGATAGGCGAGACGGCTTGCCAGTTCACTCTTCTCGTAGCTGCTGAAACTGAGGTCGGCATCGTTGTAGGTGTTCAGCAGATAAGTATAGAGTTGTTCCTGCACCACCAGATTGGGGATGGTCAGTTTCGTTTTTCCTTCGTGCGTGCCGCTGATGGTGAGCATACCGAAATAGTAGAGCAAGCTCACGAAGTTGTCCGGATTGGTGATGCCGGAGGCAGGAAAGCCGGTCTTCAGTTCACCGGTGATGAAGCCCTGGCTCACCAGCGTCTGGATGACGGAAGCGTCATGGGCAAATTCCTTGTCCTTGCGGATGAGCATGCGCAGTTTCTCGTAGTCGATGCGGATGTTCTCTTCTACCATGTTATCCGGAGCATTACCGTACAAGATGTAGTTCTTAACGAAGTAAAGCACCATATTGGAGTTGTACATCGTAGTTCCGCCGTAGCTTTTCTGCGCGAAGCAATAGTTGTCGTACCACGGTTTCATTATCTCTATCAGTTCGTCTACGGTGTGGTGGAAGGGGCTGGTAGTAGAATAGTAGGTCAGCATCTCGCGCACTTCCTCTTCCGTGAAGCCCATCAGCTGGTTAAACTCCGGTGTGAGAGAGTAGTTGGTACCGATGTTGAAGCCGCTGGTGAGGTCGTCCATCGTCACGGGGCTTACTCCTGTGATGAAACAACGCTCGATGCTGGAATAAGTCCCTGCTTTTACTTTATTGAAGAAAGCGCGCAGGTAGCCTTCACCATGCGTTTCGTTGGTGTAGCGGTGCAGGCTTTCGGGGTCGGCGAGGATGGCGTTGGTGAAGTGGTCGTATTCGTCGATGAAAAGATACATCTTCTGTCCGGCACGTTCGCAGGCCTGATAGAGGTAATCCAACTGTTCCACTGCTCCGCTCACGGCACACAATCCTTCCGGAGTGCCTTGCGGCAGAAGGTCGGCATATTTCTTGCAGAAGTTCTCGAAAGTAATCCCACAGTGCGCATCCAGTCCTTTGCGATAGTTGTTCAGTTCGCCGGTGATGCCGGAGAAATTGAGGTAGAGCACCAGATAAGTATTACGGCTCGGTGTGGGGTGTTGGCCGATGTACAGGTCGCCAAAGAGGTCTTCGAACCGGTCGCGGGTGCGCACGTCGTAGTAGTGTTGCAGTAGGTTCAGCGTCAAGCTCTTACCGAATCGACGGGGGCGGATGAAGAAAAAGAATCGATCCGCCTCCTCTATCATGGGGATGAAGCGGGTCTTATCCACATAATAATAATCTTCACGACGGATGACCGCGAAGTTCATCATGCCGTAAGGGAGACGTTTTCTGCCGGGTACTATGTATTTCAATGGATCCATAATCTGTCCTTCTGATTTGTTTTTTTATCTAAGCTATTGTTGTCTGTCGGAGATAACGATACAAAGATAATTAAAGTTCTTGTAGAGATGACTTTCTATCATCTCATTTTTTCGGCTTTTTTATGTACCGAGAATCAGGAGTTAAAGAATTTATCGCTTCGCTCAGGAGTTAAAGGAGTTAAAGCCGATACTCTGTCGCGAATGCCTTCTGTTCTCCGTTCAATCGGATTTGCAATCCTAATACTCGGGGGATGGCGGATTATAAATCCGCCGGGACGAAGGCTCTTATCTCACCTAAAAAGCAAGGATGAAACGGACTTTACAGTCCAGCCAATAACGCCCTTCCAGTCCACCGGAAAGCACCTGAAGACAGTATTTATCACCGTTCAGCTGCCACCAGGGGAACATATATTCGCCGTTCAGCGACCAGCGTTTGCCGATGGGGAGTTCGATCTCGATGTTGGGCATCAAGGCAGCGTCGAACAACAGATTTGTTTTCAAGGCAAACAAGGGGCGACGGTAAGCACGAACAGACAGGGAATACTTCTTTTTTCATAAGCAAGTGGAGTTCGGAATAAATCGCGTCATAGAATGGGCGACATATTCGGGAGTTTGTGTATGGGATATTCGCATAGTAACTTCTTTTATTGTTCCATTACTTATCAAGTAACGGGAAGAACAGTCTTCCGGCATAAAAAGAAAAAGCGTTTTCTTACCAATTATTCTAATTTTACTTTAAAAGAAGCCTATTTTGCGACAAGTAAAGCAAATAGACGAAGAGTCCGTTTTTGAAGAATCAAAGATGGATGAAGAGATGTGTGCTTTTCAGTTTGCATCAAGAGCAATATGAGATGTTTTTAGTGTTTGTAAACAGATTAATGGATAAAATTTAAGTTGTTGACGTGAAAAAATGACTTTTAATTTGGGGCAATCAAAAATAATGTTCAACTTTGTAAGCGAAATCCTCCGTTACTTGATAAGTAACTCCTTTACAACATCATGTATCATAGCATATTGCATATCATATCATTCCCCCATTTACCTTTTCTAACAGTAGAAATCAATTTACGATTAGCCTTATCCACTCTTTCATTTTCGAAGGGTTTCAGATAAGTTTCCGTCACACGAACCGAAGAGTGTCCTAATGCCTGGCAAATGATGCCGATGGGCATGTCCATATGATAAGCCAGCGTGGCCCATGTATGGCGGGCAGTGTAGGAACTGATTTTTACACCGGGGAGTAGCCATCGTGCCAATACGCCCAGCATCTTATTAAAATCACGCAAGGCCTTCTGATAGTATTCATACGATGTATAATCCTCTTTTTGCGCAGCATTCAATATGGGGAAAAGATAAAGCGAAGTACTGTCTTTATTTTTAAACTCTTTCAGTAAAGGCAATGCTTCTTTGGGAATACACACCGTCATCTGCTTGCCCGTCTTGTGGCGGCGATACACAATCCTGTTGCCTTGCACGTCTACCTTGCGCAGGTGTGCCAAATCAATGAACGGCATACCGCGCAACAGGAACATCAGCAAGAAGTAGCCCCGTGCACGTCGTACCTCTTCGGGAAATGTATCGGAGTCTGCATACATCAGCCGGTTCGTCTGTTCTTCCGTCAATGCACGTTTGGTTTGCGACTTCATCTTGGTATACACGTCATCAAAGAGTTTAGGATTGCATCCCGGCATGCCGGGCGGGAACAGTCGGTTATACACCGCCTGCAAGGTGCGCATATAGGTAGAAACAGTATTCCACCTCAATCGCCTTTGCAGCAACCAATCCTCATACTCCTTCAGCCGCCCCGGAGTAAACACTTCATTCATAGGCATCATACCACCGGAGAACTTTGCAAAGGAATGCAGCGTACTGGTATAGATATGCACCGCCGGATACTTCCTGTCCTGCCTCAACTCTTCAATGACCTCCGCCATATACAACGCTAAATCCATCTTTCCATTATCTTTCTCAATTCTTTCTGTATTCATAACTCTTATCGCTTTAAAGTTGCACATTACAAAATGACTCCTGATAACAGGATTCAAAGGCATAATGTTTGTGAATACAAAGTAAAGAAAATGAGAAAGGATAGATGGCATCAAATGTGCAGACGGAATCAAGGTTTCCCAAATTAAAGGAAAAAACAAAGCCAATGTTTCCTTTAATTCAGGAAACTATTAATATCTTTGTCCGTAAAAAAAGGAAAGTGTATGAGAAAGGATGTCATCAAGTCGCTTATTGCTATCAAGCAAGCGGAAGTAATGCCACCATGCTTTCCACAGAGTTGAGTTCGGCTTTACGTGGCTATCCTCTGGAATATGAAACTTATCCGCTTTCGTTCAATGAATATTGCCGTTTCAAGGAAATCAACGTGATACCTGCATGGAAATGGCTGTTGCAGGAAGAGGCTGTGTCTTTTTGAAAACACAGCCTCCCAATGTATAAATCTACGCCAAGCGTTGAGCAATCTCCTGAATGGAGAAGGAACCGTCCAAAACACGTACCTGAATCTTTCCGTGCAACAAGTTGAAGAAGAAATCA encodes the following:
- a CDS encoding TM1812 family CRISPR-associated protein — translated: MTEEELRQRLERTRQRYERQEIRLDALLQSMQNNRDKMEQIEYALAMMERAGTQRLRPRIVHYAEIRNFIAYASRLYDRLQSRLHRHLNYAYFCSVICSRYLFESRFHVRDRHFLNFTTILSYFKQERGR
- a CDS encoding tyrosine-type recombinase/integrase, with the protein product MNTERIEKDNGKMDLALYMAEVIEELRQDRKYPAVHIYTSTLHSFAKFSGGMMPMNEVFTPGRLKEYEDWLLQRRLRWNTVSTYMRTLQAVYNRLFPPGMPGCNPKLFDDVYTKMKSQTKRALTEEQTNRLMYADSDTFPEEVRRARGYFLLMFLLRGMPFIDLAHLRKVDVQGNRIVYRRHKTGKQMTVCIPKEALPLLKEFKNKDSTSLYLFPILNAAQKEDYTSYEYYQKALRDFNKMLGVLARWLLPGVKISSYTARHTWATLAYHMDMPIGIICQALGHSSVRVTETYLKPFENERVDKANRKLISTVRKGKWGNDMICNML
- a CDS encoding AAA family ATPase — translated: MDPLKYIVPGRKRLPYGMMNFAVIRREDYYYVDKTRFIPMIEEADRFFFFIRPRRFGKSLTLNLLQHYYDVRTRDRFEDLFGDLYIGQHPTPSRNTYLVLYLNFSGITGELNNYRKGLDAHCGITFENFCKKYADLLPQGTPEGLCAVSGAVEQLDYLYQACERAGQKMYLFIDEYDHFTNAILADPESLHRYTNETHGEGYLRAFFNKVKAGTYSSIERCFITGVSPVTMDDLTSGFNIGTNYSLTPEFNQLMGFTEEEVREMLTYYSTTSPFHHTVDELIEIMKPWYDNYCFAQKSYGGTTMYNSNMVLYFVKNYILYGNAPDNMVEENIRIDYEKLRMLIRKDKEFAHDASVIQTLVSQGFITGELKTGFPASGITNPDNFVSLLYYFGMLTISGTHEGKTKLTIPNLVVQEQLYTYLLNTYNDADLSFSSYEKSELASRLAYRGDWQAYFDYIADCLKTYASQRDKQKGEFFVHGFTLAMTAQNRFYRPVSEQDTQAGYVDIFLCPMLDIYSDMTHSYIVELKYAKYKDPETRVEELRQEAIAQANRYADTDTVKRAIGSTRLHKIVVVYKGMEMRVCEEIS
- a CDS encoding DUF4248 domain-containing protein, giving the protein MKEENFDWLLSGCHALSRVAQAYYPCELNTSSIRSFRKHVRELPALYADLLSVEYTDKLVNLTPLQNAVIVRHLGFPDQVRREHGRRKKEGEG
- a CDS encoding AAA family ATPase — encoded protein: MFPLIQETINIFVRKKRKVYEKGCHQVAYCYQASGSNATMLSTELSSALRGYPLEYETYPLSFNEYCRFKEINVIPAWKWLLQEEAVSF